The following coding sequences are from one Pseudonocardia sp. EC080619-01 window:
- a CDS encoding helix-turn-helix domain-containing protein, translating into MQSQSLGAVGRGLGLLADTWTLLILQRAFLGVRRYAGWRETLNISDATLSARLRSLVEAGLLETRPYREGGRERREYALTPRGEDVWKLLITTWDWEKTWVPREVPLPDIVHRACGEPSRPQLRCVSCGDVVGPRDTEFHRVPGSPGLEVLARQHPRRTRGTLPDDPLSFLPGAMEIIGDRWGVTVLGAALTGITSFSCFTTELGISPEVLSDRLRRFVELGVLVRTGTGSYRLTDKGRASFPLHACLVDWSHRWIGGDGAPIDIVIRHVGCGENLQVRLDCDRCGRAFDRGSVSPVQPR; encoded by the coding sequence GTGCAGTCGCAGTCACTGGGTGCCGTCGGGCGCGGTCTCGGGCTGCTCGCCGACACCTGGACGCTGCTCATCCTGCAGCGCGCCTTCCTGGGAGTCCGCAGGTACGCGGGGTGGCGCGAGACCCTCAACATCTCCGACGCCACCCTGTCCGCGCGGCTGCGCTCGCTCGTCGAGGCCGGCCTGCTGGAGACCCGTCCTTATCGTGAGGGTGGCCGCGAGCGGCGCGAGTACGCGCTGACCCCGCGCGGCGAGGACGTCTGGAAGCTGTTGATCACCACGTGGGACTGGGAGAAGACCTGGGTGCCGCGGGAGGTGCCGCTGCCGGACATCGTGCACCGGGCGTGCGGCGAGCCGTCGCGGCCGCAGCTGCGGTGCGTCTCGTGCGGGGACGTCGTCGGTCCGCGGGACACCGAGTTCCACCGGGTCCCGGGGTCGCCCGGCCTGGAGGTCCTCGCCCGGCAGCACCCCCGGCGCACCCGCGGGACGCTGCCCGACGACCCGCTGTCGTTCCTCCCCGGTGCGATGGAGATCATCGGCGACCGGTGGGGGGTGACGGTGCTGGGCGCGGCGCTCACCGGCATCACGTCCTTCAGCTGCTTCACCACCGAGCTGGGGATCTCGCCGGAGGTGCTCTCCGACCGGCTGCGCCGGTTCGTGGAGCTGGGCGTGCTGGTCCGCACCGGGACGGGCAGCTACCGGCTGACGGACAAGGGACGCGCGTCGTTCCCGCTCCACGCCTGCCTCGTCGACTGGTCGCACCGCTGGATCGGCGGTGACGGCGCACCGATCGACATCGTCATCCGGCACGTGGGTTGCGGCGAGAACCTGCAGGTCCGGCTGGACTGTGACCGCTGCGGCCGGGCGTTCGACCGGGGCTCGGTGTCCCCGGTCCAACCCCGTTGA
- the trpS gene encoding tryptophan--tRNA ligase: MTDAHRPRVLSGIQPTADSFHLGNYLGALRQWVALQEDHDTFYCIVDLHAITVEHDPKELARRTRVAAAQLLGLGLDPERSALFVQSHVPEHARLSWVLECITGFGEAGRMTQFKDKSAKQGTDRATVGLFTYPILQAADILLYQPDRVPVGEDQRQHLELTRNLAQRFNHRFGETFRVPEPHIPQATAKIYDLQDPTAKMSKSASSPSGIVELLDPPKTSAKKIRSAVTDNEREIRYDPEGKPGIANLLTINAAMTDRKVAEVEAEYAGRGYGDLKKDLGEIVAGFAEPFAEKVNGYLADPAELDRVLATGATRAREVSGATLAAVHERIGLLPPTV, encoded by the coding sequence ATGACCGACGCCCACCGTCCGCGCGTGCTCTCCGGGATCCAGCCCACCGCCGACTCGTTCCACCTCGGCAACTACCTGGGCGCGCTGCGGCAGTGGGTGGCGCTGCAGGAGGACCACGACACCTTCTACTGCATCGTCGACCTGCACGCGATCACCGTCGAGCACGACCCGAAGGAGCTGGCCCGGCGCACCCGGGTCGCCGCCGCGCAGCTCCTGGGCCTGGGGCTCGACCCGGAGCGGTCCGCCCTGTTCGTGCAGTCGCACGTCCCGGAGCACGCCCGCCTCAGCTGGGTGCTGGAGTGCATCACCGGGTTCGGCGAGGCCGGCCGGATGACGCAGTTCAAGGACAAGTCGGCCAAGCAGGGCACCGACCGCGCCACCGTCGGACTGTTCACCTACCCGATCCTGCAGGCCGCGGACATCCTGCTCTACCAGCCCGACCGGGTGCCGGTCGGTGAGGACCAGCGCCAGCACCTGGAGCTGACCCGCAACCTCGCGCAGCGGTTCAACCACCGGTTCGGCGAGACCTTCCGGGTGCCCGAGCCGCACATCCCGCAGGCCACGGCGAAGATCTACGACCTGCAGGACCCGACGGCGAAGATGAGCAAGTCGGCGTCGTCGCCGTCGGGGATCGTGGAGCTGCTCGACCCGCCGAAGACGTCCGCGAAGAAGATCCGCTCGGCCGTCACCGACAACGAGCGGGAGATCCGCTACGACCCGGAGGGCAAGCCGGGCATCGCGAACCTGCTCACGATCAACGCGGCGATGACCGACCGCAAGGTCGCCGAGGTCGAGGCGGAGTACGCCGGTCGCGGGTACGGCGACCTGAAGAAGGACCTCGGCGAGATCGTCGCCGGGTTCGCCGAGCCGTTCGCCGAGAAGGTGAACGGCTACCTGGCCGATCCGGCCGAGCTCGACCGGGTCCTCGCGACGGGCGCCACCCGGGCGCGCGAGGTGTCCGGCGCGACACTGGCCGCGGTTCACGAGAGGATCGGGCTCCTCCCGCCCACGGTGTGA
- the yhjD gene encoding inner membrane protein YhjD, whose protein sequence is MADNRPTTTAHRFDEDEEEGPTFLERQREQRPWLDHLVRAGARYTENHGDHYAAAITYFSVLALVPLLMVAFAAAGFVLRGNEELLQSLQDGIASAAPGEIGQLLSGVVDTAIKQAGAIGLIGLVGALYSGIGWMSNLREALTEQWGQRDDAPPMIKRLAFDLLSLVGLGLALVASFAIASVGGAAGAYLLDLVGLGEVGWARFLLGVAAFLLGLAGNWLVFLWVIARLPREPVSFRSAAKAALIGAIGFAILQQVMVVYLGTIGNSPAGAAFGSILGLLIFIFFTSRFLLFVTAWAASAEENDQGPRDVPAPAVIRPQYVVREGPGALASAGLVTAGLLGGVLGLRAWGRRRH, encoded by the coding sequence ATGGCCGACAACCGTCCGACCACGACGGCGCACCGGTTCGACGAGGACGAGGAGGAGGGCCCGACCTTCCTCGAGCGGCAGCGGGAGCAGCGCCCGTGGCTGGACCACCTGGTGCGCGCCGGTGCGCGGTACACCGAGAACCACGGTGACCACTACGCGGCGGCCATCACCTACTTCTCGGTCCTCGCACTGGTGCCGCTGCTGATGGTCGCGTTCGCCGCGGCCGGGTTCGTGCTGCGCGGGAACGAGGAGCTGCTGCAGTCGCTGCAGGACGGGATCGCGTCGGCCGCGCCGGGGGAGATCGGCCAGTTGCTCAGCGGCGTCGTCGACACCGCGATCAAGCAGGCGGGGGCGATCGGCCTGATCGGCCTCGTCGGTGCGCTCTACTCCGGGATCGGCTGGATGAGCAACCTCCGCGAGGCGCTCACCGAGCAGTGGGGACAGCGCGACGACGCGCCGCCGATGATCAAGCGGCTGGCGTTCGACCTGCTCTCCCTGGTCGGACTGGGGCTGGCCCTGGTCGCCTCGTTCGCGATCGCGTCGGTCGGCGGCGCGGCCGGTGCCTACCTGCTCGACCTGGTCGGACTCGGCGAGGTCGGGTGGGCCCGGTTCCTGCTGGGGGTCGCGGCGTTCCTGCTCGGTCTCGCCGGGAACTGGCTGGTCTTCCTCTGGGTGATCGCCCGGCTGCCGCGCGAGCCGGTCAGCTTCCGCAGTGCCGCCAAGGCCGCGCTGATCGGCGCGATCGGGTTCGCGATCCTGCAGCAGGTCATGGTCGTCTACCTGGGGACGATCGGTAACTCGCCGGCCGGTGCCGCGTTCGGGTCGATCCTCGGTCTGCTGATCTTCATCTTCTTCACGTCGCGGTTCCTGCTGTTCGTCACCGCCTGGGCGGCGAGCGCCGAGGAGAACGACCAGGGCCCGCGCGACGTCCCGGCCCCTGCCGTCATCCGCCCGCAGTACGTCGTGCGGGAGGGGCCCGGCGCGCTCGCGTCGGCGGGGCTGGTCACCGCCGGACTCCTCGGCGGGGTGCTCGGCCTGCGGGCCTGGGGCCGGCGCCGCCACTGA
- a CDS encoding D-alanyl-D-alanine carboxypeptidase family protein — protein sequence MTTTARRWRRCATALLVPGLLLLTAGAAVAAPDASASGPGGSWLADLAPGGTRLVGPVPAAAAGCPGQAAPPGPPAAEETVPVAPLPVPSPPVGGLAVCADAHVGPVPPPPVGVASYVVADLDSHEVLAARAPHARERPASTIKLLLALVADEVLPPERVVVGTVEDANIDGSRAGVGPGGRYTVDQLLHGLLLASGNDAAHALSRELGGDQATLAAMQDAAAHLGARDTRPATPSGLDGPGMSSSAYDLALILRAALDRPRIAAALRTPSIPFPGFADRPGFELGNDDRMLGTPGFLGGKNGFTDAARHTFVGAVERDGRRLVVALVRGESQPVRMVDQARSLLDWGFGAPQGSLGTLVAPGDDTPVADLAAGAEPAPAPAPGSDSGSGSGSDPASDPDREGADPGSAIAVGAVAAAVGVVALLLTLTRRRRG from the coding sequence GTGACGACGACGGCCCGCCGGTGGCGGCGGTGCGCGACGGCCCTGCTGGTGCCCGGGCTGCTCCTGCTGACGGCGGGTGCGGCGGTCGCAGCACCGGACGCTTCCGCCTCCGGGCCGGGCGGTTCCTGGCTCGCCGACCTCGCACCGGGCGGTACCCGGCTCGTCGGCCCGGTCCCGGCCGCCGCAGCCGGCTGTCCCGGTCAGGCCGCCCCGCCCGGTCCGCCCGCGGCCGAGGAGACCGTCCCCGTGGCGCCGCTCCCGGTGCCGTCGCCGCCCGTCGGCGGCCTGGCCGTCTGCGCCGACGCCCACGTCGGCCCGGTGCCGCCGCCCCCGGTCGGCGTCGCGTCCTACGTGGTCGCCGACCTGGACTCGCACGAGGTCCTCGCCGCACGCGCCCCGCACGCCCGGGAGCGGCCGGCGTCCACGATCAAGCTGCTGCTCGCGCTCGTGGCCGACGAGGTGCTCCCGCCGGAGCGGGTCGTCGTCGGCACGGTGGAGGACGCGAACATCGACGGCAGCCGCGCCGGTGTCGGCCCCGGCGGCCGCTACACCGTCGACCAGCTGCTGCACGGCCTGCTGCTGGCCTCCGGCAACGACGCGGCGCACGCGCTGTCCCGCGAGCTCGGCGGGGACCAGGCGACGCTGGCCGCGATGCAGGACGCCGCCGCGCACCTCGGGGCCCGCGACACCCGGCCCGCGACGCCGTCCGGGCTGGACGGTCCGGGGATGTCGTCATCGGCATACGACCTCGCACTGATCCTGCGGGCGGCGCTCGACCGGCCCCGGATCGCGGCGGCGCTGCGCACCCCGAGCATCCCCTTCCCCGGGTTCGCCGACCGTCCGGGCTTCGAACTCGGCAACGACGACCGCATGCTCGGCACCCCCGGCTTCCTCGGTGGGAAGAACGGGTTCACCGACGCCGCCCGGCACACCTTCGTCGGCGCCGTCGAACGCGACGGACGACGGCTGGTCGTCGCCCTCGTCCGCGGCGAGTCGCAGCCGGTGCGGATGGTGGACCAGGCACGATCGCTGCTGGACTGGGGCTTCGGCGCCCCGCAGGGCTCGCTCGGGACGCTCGTCGCACCGGGCGACGACACGCCCGTCGCCGATCTCGCGGCGGGGGCGGAGCCGGCCCCCGCTCCGGCTCCGGGCTCGGACTCGGGCTCGGGCTCGGGCTCGGATCCTGCTTCCGATCCGGATCGGGAGGGCGCCGACCCCGGATCCGCGATCGCCGTCGGCGCGGTGGCCGCGGCGGTGGGGGTTGTGGCACTCCTCCTGACGCTGACCCGTCGCCGCCGCGGCTGA
- a CDS encoding SRPBCC family protein encodes MDRAEVTVDAPPEKVWDLVSDITRAGEWSPEATGGRWRDGATGPAVGGRFVGGNRHGAIRWSTHCRVTECEPARRFTFVVSESRTAWGWVLTPADGGAATQLTAWRESVGRPPLPVRLLQRSGLLGRDREGMMRDGLQRSLDRVRSIVEG; translated from the coding sequence GTGGACCGTGCCGAAGTGACCGTGGACGCCCCGCCCGAGAAGGTGTGGGACCTGGTCTCGGACATCACCCGGGCCGGCGAGTGGAGCCCGGAGGCCACCGGCGGGCGCTGGCGCGACGGCGCGACCGGACCCGCCGTCGGCGGGCGGTTCGTCGGTGGGAACCGGCACGGCGCGATCCGCTGGTCGACCCACTGCCGGGTCACCGAGTGCGAGCCGGCCCGCCGGTTCACCTTCGTCGTCTCCGAGTCGCGGACCGCGTGGGGCTGGGTGCTGACCCCGGCCGACGGCGGCGCGGCCACGCAGCTCACCGCCTGGCGGGAGAGCGTCGGGCGGCCCCCGTTGCCGGTCCGGCTGCTGCAGCGCAGCGGTCTGCTGGGGCGGGACCGCGAGGGGATGATGCGGGACGGCCTGCAGCGCAGCCTCGACCGCGTGCGGAGCATCGTCGAGGGCTGA
- a CDS encoding BMP family protein, producing MRINQRIGRRGRFATAIAVAAVAALALSGCARDTGGGGGTAQGGECERVAPPSVPAASAQPAPEKPKADASPLKVGLAYDIGGRGDASFNDAAAAGLDRAVAELGLQKANTREATAQQGESEDAGTNRLRQLAQGGFDPIIAVGFNYATGVGTVAKEFPQTQFAIVDDDTVDLPNVTPLVFAEEQGSFLVGAAAALKTATCKVGFVGGVDNPLIQKFEAGYEQGATAVAPDVQVDASYISPAGDFSGFNDATRGTEIASGQYDSGSDISFAAAGQSNQGVFAAAQTAQKKAIGVDSDQYNSPQLTEVRDTIMTSMIKRVDVAVYDYVNAVAGNTVDQLPERFDLKNDGVGYSLSGGQVDDIRPQLEAYKAAIIAGQIQVTSTK from the coding sequence GTGCGGATCAACCAGCGCATCGGACGGCGTGGCCGGTTCGCGACCGCGATCGCCGTCGCTGCCGTCGCGGCACTCGCACTGTCGGGCTGTGCCCGCGACACCGGCGGCGGTGGGGGGACCGCGCAGGGCGGGGAGTGCGAGCGCGTCGCGCCGCCGTCCGTCCCGGCGGCGAGCGCGCAGCCGGCACCGGAGAAGCCGAAGGCGGACGCGAGCCCGCTCAAGGTCGGCCTGGCCTACGACATCGGCGGGCGGGGCGACGCGTCGTTCAACGACGCCGCCGCGGCCGGCCTGGACCGGGCCGTCGCCGAGCTGGGCCTGCAGAAGGCCAACACCCGCGAGGCGACCGCGCAGCAGGGCGAGAGCGAGGACGCCGGCACGAACCGGCTCCGTCAGCTCGCGCAGGGCGGTTTCGACCCGATCATCGCGGTCGGCTTCAACTACGCCACCGGCGTGGGCACGGTCGCGAAGGAGTTCCCGCAGACGCAGTTCGCGATCGTCGACGACGACACCGTCGACCTCCCCAACGTCACCCCGCTGGTGTTCGCCGAGGAGCAGGGCTCCTTCCTGGTGGGTGCCGCAGCCGCGCTCAAGACGGCGACCTGCAAGGTCGGTTTCGTCGGCGGCGTCGACAACCCGCTGATCCAGAAGTTCGAGGCCGGGTACGAGCAGGGCGCCACGGCCGTCGCGCCGGACGTCCAGGTCGACGCGTCCTACATCTCGCCGGCCGGAGACTTCTCCGGCTTCAACGACGCCACCCGCGGCACCGAGATCGCCTCCGGCCAGTACGACAGCGGCTCGGACATCTCCTTCGCCGCCGCGGGGCAGTCGAACCAGGGCGTCTTCGCGGCCGCGCAGACCGCGCAGAAGAAGGCGATCGGGGTCGACTCCGACCAGTACAACTCGCCGCAGCTGACCGAGGTCCGCGACACGATCATGACGTCGATGATCAAGCGGGTCGACGTGGCGGTGTACGACTACGTCAACGCCGTCGCCGGCAACACGGTCGACCAGCTGCCCGAGCGGTTCGACCTCAAGAACGACGGCGTCGGCTACTCCCTCTCCGGTGGACAGGTCGACGACATCCGGCCGCAGCTCGAGGCGTACAAGGCCGCGATCATCGCCGGGCAGATCCAGGTCACCTCGACGAAGTGA
- a CDS encoding ABC transporter ATP-binding protein has translation MTQEPYAVELRGITKRFPGVVANDGVDLAVATGEVHALCGENGAGKSTLMKILYGMQPPDEGTIAVGGAEIRFRNPADAIAAGIGMVHQHFMLADNLTVAENVLLGAERLHGIGRAGRARIAELSATVGLGVRPDTLVEHLGVADRQRIEILKVLYRGARTVILDEPTAVLVPQEVDELFATVRSMRADGYTFLFISHKLDEVRAIADRITVVRRGRTVGTADPGSVTNRELAEMMVGSELPSPETRDSTVTDREVLRVEGLGLPDPHGGRDLLDGVDLVVHAGEVVGIAGVEGNGQTELVETVMGMRRHARGRVLLSGDDVSGLSTMARRERGVGYVPEDRSRHALLGEQPLWANRVLGFQSRPPIGRRGLIDRAAARADTARIVSDFDVRTPGIDVMASALSGGNQQKLVVGRELSGEPVLLIAAHPTRGVDVGAQAGIWAELRRARAAGLAVLLVSADLDELIGLSDTLAVILDGRLVGTADPATVTPEELGTKMTGAAT, from the coding sequence GTGACACAGGAGCCGTACGCGGTCGAACTGCGCGGGATCACCAAGCGGTTCCCCGGCGTCGTCGCCAACGACGGCGTGGACCTCGCCGTGGCCACCGGTGAGGTCCACGCCCTGTGCGGCGAGAACGGGGCCGGCAAGTCGACCCTGATGAAGATCCTCTACGGGATGCAGCCGCCCGACGAGGGCACGATCGCCGTCGGTGGGGCGGAGATCCGCTTCCGTAATCCCGCCGACGCGATCGCCGCCGGGATCGGGATGGTCCACCAGCACTTCATGCTGGCCGACAACCTCACCGTCGCCGAGAACGTGCTGCTCGGGGCAGAGCGGTTGCACGGCATCGGGCGCGCCGGCCGGGCCCGGATCGCGGAGCTGTCCGCGACCGTCGGGCTCGGGGTGCGGCCGGACACGCTCGTCGAGCACCTCGGCGTCGCCGACCGGCAGCGCATCGAGATCCTCAAGGTGCTCTACCGGGGCGCCCGCACGGTGATCCTCGACGAGCCGACCGCCGTGCTGGTCCCGCAGGAGGTCGACGAGCTGTTCGCGACCGTGCGCTCGATGCGGGCCGACGGCTACACGTTCCTGTTCATCTCGCACAAGCTCGACGAGGTGCGCGCCATCGCCGACCGGATCACGGTCGTCCGGCGCGGCCGCACGGTCGGCACCGCCGACCCCGGCTCGGTCACCAATCGCGAGCTCGCCGAGATGATGGTCGGCTCCGAGCTGCCGTCGCCGGAGACCCGCGACTCGACCGTCACCGACCGCGAGGTCCTCCGCGTCGAGGGGCTCGGCCTGCCCGACCCGCACGGCGGCCGGGACCTGCTCGACGGCGTCGATCTCGTCGTGCACGCCGGTGAGGTCGTGGGCATCGCCGGCGTCGAGGGCAACGGTCAGACCGAGCTGGTCGAGACGGTCATGGGGATGCGCAGGCACGCCCGCGGCCGGGTCCTGCTCTCCGGCGACGACGTCTCCGGGCTGTCCACGATGGCCCGCCGCGAGCGCGGCGTCGGCTACGTCCCCGAGGACCGGTCCCGGCACGCCCTGCTCGGCGAGCAGCCACTGTGGGCGAACCGGGTGCTCGGCTTCCAGTCCCGGCCGCCGATCGGGCGGCGCGGGCTGATCGACCGGGCCGCGGCCCGCGCCGACACCGCACGGATCGTGAGCGACTTCGACGTCCGCACGCCCGGCATCGACGTCATGGCGTCGGCGCTCTCCGGGGGCAACCAGCAGAAGCTCGTCGTCGGGCGGGAGCTGTCCGGTGAGCCGGTGCTGCTGATCGCCGCGCACCCGACCCGCGGCGTCGACGTCGGCGCGCAGGCCGGGATCTGGGCCGAGCTGCGCCGGGCCCGGGCCGCGGGCCTCGCCGTGCTGCTGGTCTCCGCCGACCTGGACGAGCTGATCGGGCTGTCCGACACGCTCGCCGTCATCCTGGACGGGCGGCTGGTCGGCACCGCCGATCCCGCCACCGTCACCCCCGAGGAGCTGGGCACGAAGATGACCGGGGCCGCGACATGA
- a CDS encoding ABC transporter permease yields MIRLRGAIVAPALAIGVAALLCAVALLISGASPWTAITTILSQLGSGTVAVDTVNSAAVYYIAALAVAIGFQMRLFNIGVEGQFRVAACVAAIVGGTVVLPPVLHTLLIMVVAVLTGAAWIAIPALLKAYRGVSEVISTIMLNAIATGLIAFLIRAETFGELRGNNITTPPIPESGWFPGISVGNGTIFGMVFVAGALGAGYWFLLARTRFGFELRASGESATAASAGGVNARRTIVVALLLSGAVAGLIGLPELLGRDHAYTLTSPQGYGFTGIAIALLGRNHPVGIALGALLWAFLDKSAVALDVVGIPREIVLIMQGLIVLSVVVAYELVRRVERRAEQRRVADSAPAPERVEATT; encoded by the coding sequence ATGATCCGGCTGCGGGGCGCGATCGTGGCGCCCGCGCTGGCGATCGGCGTCGCCGCGCTGCTGTGCGCGGTCGCGCTGCTGATCAGCGGCGCCTCACCGTGGACGGCGATCACCACGATCCTGTCCCAGCTCGGTTCGGGCACGGTCGCGGTGGACACGGTGAACTCCGCCGCCGTCTACTACATCGCCGCGCTGGCGGTCGCGATCGGCTTCCAGATGCGGTTGTTCAACATCGGCGTCGAGGGGCAGTTCCGGGTCGCCGCCTGCGTGGCGGCGATCGTCGGCGGGACCGTGGTCCTGCCGCCGGTGCTGCACACGCTGCTGATCATGGTCGTGGCGGTGCTGACGGGGGCGGCGTGGATCGCGATCCCCGCCCTGCTCAAGGCCTACCGCGGCGTCTCCGAGGTCATCTCGACGATCATGCTGAACGCGATCGCCACCGGGCTGATCGCCTTCCTGATCCGGGCCGAGACCTTCGGCGAGCTGCGCGGCAACAACATCACCACCCCGCCGATCCCGGAGTCCGGCTGGTTCCCGGGGATCTCGGTCGGCAACGGGACGATCTTCGGGATGGTCTTCGTCGCCGGGGCGCTGGGAGCGGGCTACTGGTTCCTGCTGGCCCGCACCCGGTTCGGCTTCGAGCTGCGTGCCTCCGGCGAGTCGGCGACGGCGGCGTCGGCGGGCGGGGTGAACGCCCGCCGGACGATCGTCGTCGCACTGCTGCTCTCCGGCGCCGTCGCCGGCCTGATCGGGCTGCCCGAGCTGCTCGGCCGCGACCACGCCTACACGCTCACGTCGCCGCAGGGGTACGGCTTCACCGGCATCGCGATCGCGCTGCTGGGCCGCAACCACCCGGTGGGCATCGCGCTCGGCGCGCTGCTCTGGGCGTTCCTGGACAAGTCCGCGGTGGCGCTCGACGTCGTCGGGATCCCGCGGGAGATCGTGCTGATCATGCAGGGGCTGATCGTGCTGTCGGTGGTCGTCGCCTACGAGCTGGTACGACGGGTGGAGCGGCGCGCCGAGCAGCGGCGGGTCGCGGACTCCGCACCCGCTCCGGAACGGGTGGAGGCGACGACATGA
- a CDS encoding ABC transporter permease — translation MTAAVLERAGRLPGWARSALIAAGLVLVLSITVTLTGQTQLASSGTSEAAVRLGLPILFAALGGLWAERAGIINIGLEGMMVLGTWGAAWAGYQWGPWAAMLGGLAFGALGGLVHAVATVTFNVNHIVSGVAITLLGTGITKYLATLVFAPVSQNPRQSPRLDGFTEFSVPGVSQGLQALEAQQRVFVSDLAGLLSGLVTGLTPIVVLGFALVPFSFWVLWRTPFGLRLRSSGESPVAAESLGVDVVLHKYAAVIVSGGLAGLGGAALVLNPGQLGYLENQVGGRGYIGLAAMIFGNWRPAGLLVGSALFGYVDGLQLRAGGEAVHALLYAATLVAVVVAVLWAIRRMWTAAAVALGAGVAVYALYWSIESVPSEFASYAPQLVTLIVLAAASQRLRPPARLGDPYRRGEGR, via the coding sequence ATGACCGCCGCCGTCCTGGAACGCGCCGGGCGGCTGCCCGGCTGGGCGCGGTCCGCGCTGATCGCGGCGGGGCTGGTGCTCGTCCTGTCGATCACGGTGACGCTGACCGGGCAGACCCAGCTCGCCTCGTCCGGCACGTCGGAGGCCGCCGTCCGGCTCGGCCTGCCGATCCTGTTCGCGGCGCTCGGCGGGCTCTGGGCCGAGCGCGCGGGCATCATCAACATCGGTCTCGAGGGCATGATGGTGCTCGGGACCTGGGGTGCCGCCTGGGCCGGCTACCAGTGGGGGCCGTGGGCTGCGATGCTCGGCGGGCTCGCGTTCGGCGCGCTCGGCGGGCTGGTGCACGCGGTCGCGACGGTCACGTTCAACGTCAACCACATCGTCTCCGGTGTGGCGATCACGCTGCTCGGTACCGGGATCACCAAGTACCTGGCGACGCTCGTCTTCGCACCGGTCTCGCAGAACCCCCGCCAGTCCCCGCGGCTCGACGGGTTCACCGAGTTCTCCGTACCCGGCGTCTCGCAGGGGTTGCAGGCGCTGGAGGCACAGCAACGGGTGTTCGTGTCGGACCTCGCCGGGCTGCTGTCCGGCCTGGTCACCGGGCTGACGCCGATCGTCGTCCTCGGGTTCGCGCTGGTCCCGTTCAGCTTCTGGGTCCTGTGGCGGACACCGTTCGGGCTGCGCCTGCGGTCGTCGGGCGAGTCGCCGGTGGCGGCCGAGTCGCTGGGCGTCGACGTCGTGCTGCACAAGTACGCCGCGGTGATCGTCTCCGGCGGGCTCGCCGGGCTCGGCGGCGCGGCGCTGGTGCTCAACCCCGGCCAGCTCGGCTACCTGGAGAACCAGGTGGGCGGCCGCGGCTACATCGGCCTCGCCGCGATGATCTTCGGCAACTGGCGGCCCGCCGGGCTGCTGGTCGGCTCGGCGCTGTTCGGCTACGTCGACGGCCTGCAGCTGCGGGCCGGGGGCGAGGCGGTGCACGCGCTCCTCTACGCCGCGACCCTCGTCGCGGTCGTCGTCGCCGTGCTGTGGGCGATCCGGCGGATGTGGACGGCCGCCGCGGTCGCGCTGGGCGCCGGCGTCGCGGTCTACGCGCTGTACTGGTCGATCGAGTCGGTGCCGTCGGAGTTCGCGTCCTACGCCCCGCAGCTGGTCACGCTGATCGTGCTCGCGGCAGCGTCCCAGCGACTACGACCACCGGCCCGGCTCGGCGATCCGTACCGGCGCGGGGAGGGCCGCTAG
- a CDS encoding cytidine deaminase: protein MVRPDPPVPGWDALRAAAVEAAAWAYAPYSGLRVGAAALVDDGRVITGCNVENASYGLGVCAEVTLAGQLRLSGGGRLLAVACRSGGGDLLMPCGRCRQVLYEFGGRELLCDTPRGVLPFTEVLPDAFGPEHLP, encoded by the coding sequence ATGGTGCGCCCGGACCCGCCGGTGCCCGGCTGGGACGCGTTGCGCGCGGCCGCGGTCGAGGCCGCGGCCTGGGCGTACGCCCCGTACTCGGGCCTGCGGGTGGGCGCCGCGGCACTCGTCGACGACGGCCGGGTGATCACCGGCTGCAACGTCGAGAACGCCTCCTACGGCCTCGGCGTCTGCGCCGAGGTGACCCTCGCCGGGCAGCTGCGGCTCTCCGGCGGCGGACGGCTGCTGGCGGTCGCGTGCCGGTCCGGCGGCGGCGACCTGCTGATGCCGTGCGGCCGGTGCCGGCAGGTCCTGTACGAGTTCGGCGGACGGGAGCTGCTGTGCGACACCCCCCGGGGCGTGCTGCCCTTCACCGAGGTGCTGCCCGACGCGTTCGGCCCGGAGCACCTGCCGTGA